A DNA window from Dendrosporobacter quercicolus contains the following coding sequences:
- a CDS encoding glucose-1-phosphate adenylyltransferase codes for MRKKECIAMLLAGGQGSRLGLLTKDVAKPAVPFGGKYRIIDFALSNCHNSGIDTVGVLTQYKPLALNSYIGIGSAWDLDRNDGGVYVLPPYVHEHGGEWYKGTADAIFQNINFIDLFDPEQVLMLSGDHIYKMDYSLMLEYHKARQADATIAVIAVPWEEAGRFGIMNTDGDNRITDFAEKPSQPKSNLASMGIYVFNWPVLRQYLIADGYDCTSSHDFGKDIIPGMLNEGQTLLAYPFSGYWKDVGTIESFWEANMDLLTEPPGLDLYDASWRIYSVNPVQPPHYLAATAQVQNSVISEGCQIFGEVEHSVVFPGVYIGTGSRVANSVVMPNARIEGGVIIDKAIIGSNAIIKADSRITGSMGDGRQGIAVVAGEQSAVSPPQRLCGKGS; via the coding sequence ATGCGGAAAAAGGAATGTATAGCTATGCTGCTGGCCGGCGGCCAGGGCAGCCGGCTGGGACTGTTGACCAAGGATGTAGCCAAACCTGCCGTTCCGTTTGGCGGGAAGTACCGGATTATCGATTTCGCTTTAAGCAATTGTCACAATTCAGGCATTGATACGGTAGGCGTGCTTACTCAATATAAACCGCTGGCTTTAAATAGTTATATTGGCATCGGCAGCGCCTGGGACCTTGATCGCAATGACGGAGGGGTGTATGTATTGCCTCCTTATGTGCATGAGCATGGGGGGGAGTGGTACAAAGGCACTGCTGACGCCATTTTCCAAAATATTAATTTTATTGATTTGTTCGATCCGGAACAGGTGCTAATGTTGTCCGGGGATCATATTTATAAGATGGATTACTCTTTGATGCTGGAGTACCATAAGGCGCGGCAGGCTGATGCCACCATTGCCGTAATTGCCGTACCCTGGGAGGAGGCAGGCCGGTTTGGAATTATGAATACCGATGGCGACAACCGCATTACCGATTTTGCCGAGAAGCCCAGCCAGCCTAAGAGCAATCTGGCGTCAATGGGTATTTATGTTTTCAACTGGCCGGTATTGCGGCAATACCTGATCGCCGATGGTTATGACTGTACCTCCAGTCACGATTTTGGCAAAGATATTATTCCTGGTATGCTGAATGAAGGCCAAACCCTGCTGGCGTACCCTTTCAGCGGTTACTGGAAAGATGTTGGGACAATTGAAAGCTTTTGGGAGGCCAATATGGATTTGTTAACCGAGCCGCCGGGGCTGGATTTATATGATGCCAGCTGGCGCATTTATTCGGTTAATCCTGTTCAGCCGCCACATTACCTGGCAGCTACGGCTCAGGTGCAAAATTCAGTGATCAGCGAGGGTTGCCAAATTTTTGGTGAAGTTGAGCATTCGGTGGTGTTTCCCGGCGTATACATAGGAACAGGAAGCAGGGTTGCCAATTCGGTGGTCATGCCTAATGCGCGGATTGAAGGCGGCGTGATCATCGATAAAGCCATTATCGGTTCCAATGCAATCATTAAGGCGGACAGCCGGATTACCGGCAGTATGGGAGACGGGCGGCAAGGCATTGCCGTCGTAGCCGGAGAGCAAAGTGCGGTTTCCCCGCCTCAACGGTTATGCGGAAAGGGGTCATAA
- the glgD gene encoding glucose-1-phosphate adenylyltransferase subunit GlgD, with translation MDAIGLINLYAVQEPLLDLTQNRPLAAVPFAGRYRLIDFTLSNMVNAGIGGIGILVQHKYRSLMDHLRSGKEWDLARKRDGLTILPPAYANQPGDRQLGDIDNFKTNLDYILRSNHKYTVLAETGMVCNIDLKAVLAAHQASRADITAVYCEQDENFGDGYRTLLTLDNNSRITDMRISSRWQAGQLATGIYILERQLLVDLIENGAARGKYDFLKHCLIKNLTSLKICGYRHYGYKAMINSVQSYFTCSMDLLKPEVWKELFFQPGLIYTKIKDEPPAKYKAGARVVNSLVANGCYIEGTVENSILFRGVKVASGVKLQNCVIMQKGQIGAGSVLNNVICDKDVQVMAGRSLSGAPNYPMIIKKGMVI, from the coding sequence ATGGATGCCATTGGATTGATTAATTTATACGCTGTCCAGGAGCCACTGCTTGACCTGACCCAGAACCGTCCGCTGGCGGCTGTGCCCTTTGCCGGCCGGTACCGGCTGATTGATTTTACCTTGTCCAATATGGTCAATGCCGGTATTGGCGGTATTGGTATTTTGGTACAGCACAAATACCGGTCGCTCATGGATCATCTGCGCTCAGGCAAAGAGTGGGATTTGGCCCGCAAGCGCGATGGGCTGACTATCCTGCCGCCGGCTTATGCCAATCAGCCCGGCGATCGGCAGCTAGGCGATATTGACAATTTTAAGACAAATTTGGATTATATTTTGCGCAGCAATCATAAATATACCGTATTGGCTGAAACCGGTATGGTCTGCAATATCGATTTGAAAGCGGTGCTGGCGGCTCATCAAGCCAGCCGGGCCGATATTACGGCAGTATATTGTGAACAGGATGAAAACTTCGGTGACGGATACCGAACGCTGCTGACGCTCGATAATAACAGCAGGATTACTGATATGCGAATAAGCAGCCGCTGGCAGGCAGGTCAGCTGGCAACCGGGATATATATCCTGGAACGGCAGTTGCTGGTTGATCTAATTGAGAATGGAGCGGCGCGCGGCAAGTATGATTTCCTTAAACATTGCCTGATTAAAAATTTAACCAGCCTGAAGATTTGCGGTTACCGGCATTATGGTTACAAGGCGATGATCAATTCGGTACAAAGCTATTTTACGTGCAGCATGGATTTATTAAAGCCTGAGGTATGGAAGGAACTGTTTTTTCAGCCAGGCTTAATATATACCAAGATTAAAGACGAACCGCCGGCTAAATATAAGGCGGGCGCAAGGGTAGTCAACTCCCTGGTGGCCAATGGATGCTATATAGAAGGAACGGTCGAAAATAGTATTTTATTCCGGGGAGTTAAGGTCGCGTCAGGCGTAAAGCTCCAAAACTGTGTGATTATGCAGAAAGGCCAAATTGGGGCAGGCTCAGTGTTGAATAATGTGATTTGCGACAAGGATGTACAGGTGATGGCCGGGCGCAGTTTAAGCGGAGCGCCGAATTATCCCATGATAATAAAGAAAGGTATGGTGATCTAA
- the glgA gene encoding glycogen synthase GlgA, with protein MVKVLFVAAEAVPFAKTGGLADVAGSLPKQLRNQGADVRVIMPKYSSIPAQYREQLTLKHRTTVTVGWRQQYCGVEALEHEGVPIYFIDNEAYFKRSGLYGYYDDAERFAYFCRAVLEVLPHLDFIPDVIHCNDWHTGMVSVLLNAHYRHDPQYQHVRTIFTIHNLRYQGVFAKEILPDLLGLDWEYFNTDCLEFYDQVSFMKGGIVFSDVITTVSKTYAEEVQYEYFGEKLEGLLRKRRADLVGIVNGIDYDVYNPATDSHLAARYDAGSVNQKYENKVKLQEQLGLPVKRGTPLLAIISRLVAPKGLDLIAHILDELITGEDIQLVVLGTGEARYESMFQQAAWKYPHKVSANIHFSEALAHQLYAAADIFLMPSQYEPCGIGQLIALRYGALPVVRETGGLKDTVQPYNKYTGLGNGFSFTNYNAHDLLFTVKKALGLYYDKPVWMKIVQNAMQTDYSWRQSAQQYHSIYRRLRSNGG; from the coding sequence ATGGTTAAGGTACTGTTTGTTGCCGCCGAAGCCGTTCCCTTTGCGAAGACCGGGGGATTGGCCGATGTTGCCGGTTCACTGCCCAAGCAACTAAGAAATCAAGGGGCTGATGTCAGGGTAATTATGCCCAAGTACAGCAGCATACCCGCCCAGTACAGGGAGCAGCTGACGCTGAAGCACAGAACAACTGTGACGGTGGGCTGGCGTCAGCAGTACTGCGGAGTTGAGGCACTGGAGCATGAGGGCGTCCCGATTTATTTCATTGACAATGAAGCTTATTTTAAACGTTCCGGGCTGTATGGTTACTATGACGACGCTGAACGGTTCGCCTATTTTTGCCGGGCGGTGCTGGAGGTATTGCCCCACCTGGATTTTATACCCGATGTCATCCATTGCAACGACTGGCATACCGGAATGGTCAGCGTATTGTTAAATGCCCACTACCGGCATGACCCTCAATATCAACATGTCCGCACCATCTTCACCATTCATAATCTGCGTTACCAGGGGGTCTTCGCCAAAGAAATACTGCCGGATTTATTAGGCCTGGACTGGGAATATTTTAACACGGACTGCCTGGAGTTTTACGATCAGGTCAGCTTTATGAAGGGCGGTATTGTGTTTTCGGACGTGATTACAACAGTCAGCAAGACTTATGCTGAGGAAGTACAGTATGAATATTTCGGCGAAAAGCTGGAAGGACTGCTCCGTAAGCGCCGGGCCGATCTTGTGGGCATTGTTAACGGCATTGATTATGATGTGTACAATCCGGCCACGGACAGCCATCTTGCGGCCAGGTATGACGCCGGTTCAGTGAACCAAAAATATGAAAATAAGGTAAAGCTGCAGGAGCAGCTTGGACTGCCGGTAAAGCGCGGGACGCCGCTGCTGGCCATTATTTCGCGGTTGGTGGCGCCTAAAGGGCTTGATCTCATTGCCCACATTTTAGACGAACTAATCACCGGCGAGGATATTCAACTGGTGGTGCTGGGTACCGGAGAAGCCCGCTATGAAAGCATGTTTCAACAGGCGGCCTGGAAATATCCTCACAAGGTTTCGGCCAATATTCATTTTAGCGAAGCGCTGGCGCATCAATTATACGCCGCAGCCGATATTTTTCTGATGCCGTCGCAATATGAACCATGCGGTATCGGCCAGCTCATTGCTCTGCGCTACGGTGCGCTGCCAGTCGTCCGGGAAACCGGCGGGCTTAAGGACACTGTTCAGCCTTACAACAAGTATACCGGGCTTGGCAACGGCTTTTCCTTTACCAATTATAACGCGCATGACTTGCTGTTTACCGTGAAAAAGGCTTTAGGCCTATATTATGACAAACCGGTTTGGATGAAAATTGTTCAAAACGCCATGCAGACAGATTACAGCTGGCGGCAGTCGGCTCAGCAGTATCATTCCATTTACCGCCGGCTGCGCAGTAACGGGGGCTAG
- a CDS encoding bifunctional glycogen debranching protein GlgX/4-alpha-glucanotransferase → MNQSWLFHNSHSLDFRSPFGAVCCDSQIRLKLQVLAPGRPESVTLRLWEDDAGEQKVVMRPASAGLPNTVYQTKITAPRSGGILWYYFIVVVGGQTFYYGNNRAQLGGAGEIYHYPPPSFQITVYRQGTVTPAWFKEAVMYQIFPDRFCNGLTGQQPPALKKESVVHSHWSNTPYYIRDVDTKEIVAYDFFGGNLAGIIAKLPYLAELGINVIYLNPVFEAASNHRYDTGDYHKIDPLLGDNELFAELCASAGKLGIAVLLDGVFSHTGSDSRYFNKYGNYPGPGAYQSVQSPFYPWYRFTEFPDKYESWWGIDTLPNVEENEPSYTDFIINDENSVLHYWLKRGIKGWRLDVVDELPEKFVQGFAKAMKAADPDAVLIGEVWEDASHKVSYGVLRKYLCGDELDSVMNYPFRQILLDFMLGRTDARMTQRLLMSLYENYPRQHFYALMNLLGSHDVERVLTLLGEAPASESLSITQQARSRLTEAQRILAVKRLKLLVVWQMTFPGVPCVYYGDEAGLEGYKDPFNRRTYPWGGEDRELLEWHQRLIALRHRYPVFKTGEWLPLYAEGDIYGYVRQIINGRDCFGEERADNTALILINRNKEVGAELILNVRGVCRGLLRDLLSGREITVRQGSLAVELAPLEAKLLLQVEQSTLPRQCGLLCHPTSLPSKYGIGDMGKEAYEFVNFLYKSKQKLWQVLPLNPVGYGESPYQGLSAFAGNHLLISLGKLVAEGLLSAADVKTPQVFAEDKVEFAAVAAFKEQCLRRAFANFKQQSIPGDYRDFAAGQASWLDDYALFMAIKQQLGGLPWTEWPAEIAARRPEALMEYRQLLQEEIAYQLFIQYVFFKQWLALKRYANQWGIQIIGDMPIFVAHDSADVWANQHLFQLDRTGLPQMVAGVPPDYFSETGQLWGNPQYHWPEMARENYRWWRDRFTVLLQLVDIIRVDHFRGFEAYWEIPAGEQTAVNGRWVKGPGSNFFASLEQQLGKLPIIAEDLGLITPEVEDLKNEFHYPGMKVLHFALVCDESGCCAPFICEKNSVVYTGTHDNDTTLGWYKTEVGADADYAACINQMLHLENTGPEEICWNMIDFAYASNANTVIIPLQDALCLDSDARMNIPGTVGGNWQWRCRKEYLTPGLAARLAALAGRHKR, encoded by the coding sequence ATGAATCAAAGCTGGTTGTTTCACAATTCCCATTCACTGGATTTTCGCAGTCCGTTTGGCGCGGTTTGCTGTGACAGTCAAATCAGGCTTAAACTGCAGGTATTGGCCCCCGGCCGTCCGGAATCGGTCACACTAAGGCTATGGGAAGATGATGCAGGGGAGCAGAAAGTCGTGATGAGACCGGCGTCAGCCGGTCTGCCGAATACAGTATATCAGACGAAAATTACCGCACCCCGGTCAGGCGGAATCCTGTGGTATTACTTTATTGTCGTCGTTGGCGGTCAAACTTTCTATTATGGCAACAATCGCGCTCAGCTGGGCGGGGCGGGAGAAATCTATCATTATCCGCCGCCTTCGTTTCAAATTACCGTTTACAGGCAGGGCACGGTTACGCCGGCCTGGTTTAAAGAGGCGGTGATGTATCAAATTTTTCCCGACCGGTTTTGCAACGGCCTGACCGGCCAGCAGCCGCCGGCCTTGAAAAAGGAAAGTGTGGTCCACTCCCACTGGAGTAATACGCCTTATTATATCCGGGATGTCGATACCAAGGAAATTGTTGCGTATGACTTTTTCGGCGGCAACTTAGCCGGAATTATAGCTAAGCTTCCGTATTTAGCGGAACTGGGAATCAACGTTATTTATCTCAATCCGGTATTTGAAGCAGCCAGCAATCACCGCTACGATACCGGTGATTATCATAAAATTGATCCCCTGCTTGGCGATAATGAATTGTTTGCCGAGCTTTGCGCCAGTGCCGGGAAACTGGGAATCGCCGTCCTTTTGGATGGCGTATTCAGCCATACCGGCAGTGACAGCCGCTACTTTAACAAGTATGGCAATTACCCCGGCCCGGGCGCATATCAGTCGGTCCAATCGCCGTTTTATCCCTGGTACCGGTTTACCGAGTTTCCGGATAAATATGAAAGCTGGTGGGGCATTGATACTTTACCGAACGTCGAGGAGAATGAGCCGTCCTATACCGACTTTATCATCAATGATGAAAATAGCGTATTGCACTACTGGCTGAAGCGGGGCATCAAAGGCTGGCGGCTGGATGTTGTTGACGAACTGCCGGAGAAGTTTGTCCAGGGTTTCGCTAAAGCCATGAAGGCGGCTGATCCGGATGCAGTGCTTATCGGCGAGGTATGGGAAGACGCTTCCCATAAAGTGAGCTATGGGGTACTGAGAAAATATTTATGCGGCGATGAGCTGGATTCGGTAATGAATTATCCTTTCCGGCAGATCCTGCTTGATTTCATGCTGGGCAGGACGGATGCCCGGATGACGCAGCGGTTGCTGATGAGCCTTTACGAAAACTATCCCCGGCAGCACTTTTATGCCCTGATGAACCTTTTGGGCAGCCATGATGTTGAGCGGGTGCTTACTTTGCTGGGTGAAGCGCCCGCCTCCGAGAGCCTGTCCATCACTCAACAGGCCAGGAGCCGGCTGACTGAGGCGCAGCGCATTCTGGCGGTGAAAAGACTGAAATTGCTGGTGGTCTGGCAAATGACTTTCCCCGGGGTTCCCTGCGTATATTACGGCGACGAGGCCGGGCTGGAAGGTTACAAAGATCCGTTCAACCGCCGTACTTATCCGTGGGGCGGGGAAGACCGGGAACTGCTGGAGTGGCATCAGCGCTTAATTGCGCTGCGCCACCGTTATCCGGTATTTAAGACCGGCGAATGGCTGCCGTTATATGCTGAAGGCGATATTTACGGGTATGTCCGGCAGATTATCAATGGCCGGGACTGCTTTGGGGAGGAACGCGCAGACAATACGGCCCTGATCCTTATCAACCGCAATAAAGAGGTGGGAGCGGAGCTAATCCTGAATGTCCGCGGGGTATGCCGGGGCCTGCTGCGGGACTTGCTCAGCGGCCGGGAGATCACCGTACGGCAGGGCAGCCTTGCCGTCGAGCTGGCGCCACTGGAGGCTAAGCTGTTGTTGCAGGTGGAACAAAGTACGCTGCCCCGGCAGTGCGGTCTGTTGTGCCACCCAACCTCCCTGCCTTCCAAATATGGTATCGGCGACATGGGTAAAGAGGCTTACGAATTTGTTAATTTTTTATATAAAAGTAAACAAAAGCTGTGGCAGGTACTGCCGCTAAATCCTGTAGGGTATGGGGAGTCACCCTATCAGGGGCTGTCGGCGTTTGCCGGCAATCATTTATTAATTTCGCTGGGCAAGCTTGTGGCCGAAGGCTTATTGAGTGCGGCTGATGTTAAGACGCCGCAGGTTTTTGCTGAGGATAAGGTGGAGTTTGCGGCTGTAGCTGCGTTTAAAGAACAGTGCCTGCGCCGCGCTTTCGCTAACTTCAAACAGCAAAGCATACCCGGTGATTACCGGGATTTCGCTGCCGGTCAAGCCAGCTGGCTGGATGATTACGCCTTGTTTATGGCCATCAAACAGCAGCTGGGGGGGCTGCCCTGGACAGAGTGGCCGGCGGAAATTGCCGCCAGGCGGCCGGAGGCCTTGATGGAATACCGGCAATTATTGCAGGAGGAAATAGCTTATCAGCTGTTTATTCAATATGTTTTCTTTAAACAGTGGCTGGCGTTAAAACGCTATGCCAACCAATGGGGCATACAAATCATTGGCGATATGCCGATCTTTGTCGCCCATGACAGTGCCGACGTATGGGCAAACCAGCACTTATTCCAGCTGGATCGAACCGGCCTGCCGCAAATGGTCGCCGGTGTGCCGCCGGACTATTTCAGCGAGACCGGCCAGCTGTGGGGCAATCCCCAGTACCATTGGCCGGAAATGGCCAGAGAAAACTACCGTTGGTGGCGGGACCGCTTTACGGTGCTGCTGCAGCTTGTTGACATTATTCGCGTGGATCACTTCCGGGGTTTTGAAGCTTACTGGGAAATCCCGGCTGGTGAACAAACGGCGGTGAACGGCCGCTGGGTCAAAGGGCCGGGCAGCAATTTTTTTGCCAGCCTGGAGCAGCAATTGGGCAAGCTGCCGATTATTGCTGAAGATTTGGGCCTAATTACGCCGGAAGTGGAAGATTTGAAAAATGAGTTTCATTATCCGGGAATGAAAGTGCTGCATTTTGCGCTTGTCTGTGATGAGAGCGGGTGCTGTGCGCCGTTTATTTGTGAAAAAAACAGTGTTGTCTATACCGGCACGCACGATAATGATACGACTTTGGGCTGGTATAAAACGGAGGTCGGCGCGGATGCCGATTACGCTGCGTGTATCAATCAAATGCTGCATTTAGAAAACACCGGCCCGGAAGAAATTTGCTGGAATATGATTGATTTCGCTTATGCCAGCAACGCCAACACGGTAATTATCCCGCTGCAGGATGCGCTGTGCCTGGACAGTGACGCCCGCATGAATATACCGGGAACGGTTGGCGGCAACTGGCAATGGCGCTGCCGCAAGGAATATTTAACGCCCGGGCTGGCTGCCCGCCTGGCTGCTTTAGCCGGGCGGCACAAAAGATAA